The Victivallis sp. Marseille-Q1083 DNA window CGGCGGTCGGCGGCGGCGCCAAAAGCGATTTATGGCTTGACATCTATGCCAATGTACTGGAAAAAGACATCCTGCGCTCCCGGATTTCCCGGGATGCGGTTTCACTCGGCGCCGCCGCGCTGGTCTTCCGGGCCGGCGGTCTCTGGCAAACCTATGACAAAATCAAAGCACTGCACCGTCAAACCGCGCCGATCCGCTGTCAATTGCCAAAGGCGACGGCCTATCGGGCGGTCAAGCAAAAATTTCACCAATTCTGCCGCCAGTTGGCGGCGCTGAATCGGCAAGGAGAGGAATGATGGAGAATTTCGAATATTACAATCCGGTCAAAGTCGTTTTCGGCGCCGGAACTGTCCGGCAAATCGGTCAACATGCGGCGCTGTACGGAAAAAAAGCGCTGATCGCCACCTATCAAGATTGTTCTTTCTTTGCCGAAATCCTGGAAACGATCCATCGCGACCTCGCCGCAAACGGTGTAGCGTCGATCGATTACCCGAACATCACCGCCAATCCGCTGCTGTCCCAGGCGGAACAAGGGGTGGCCGTCTGCCGGGCCGATAAGATCGACGTCATCATCGCGCTGGGCGGCGGCAGCGTCATGGATTGTGCGAAAATCATCGCCGCCGGCGTCAAATACCCGCATCCGCTGGAAAAAATGATCATGTTTTCCCACAGTTGCCCGAAGACGATCCCGCCCCGGCAGGCGTTGCCGACGGTGATGGTCCCGACCTTGCCGGGCACCGGCAGCGAGATGAATCCGACGGCGGTGATCACCGATGAGGCCACCGGCCGGAAATCCTACGTGTGGGAACCGTCCTGCCTCTATGCCAAAACGGCGTTGCTCGATCCCGATTTGACCGTCTCGCTGCCGCCGTACCAGACCGCCTGCGGCGCGTTCGACATCGTCGCCCACGTGCTGGAAGCCTATCTGAACGGCGATCCGGCCGTCAACCTTGAGCTGCAGGAGCGGATGCAGGAAGGCGTCGTCAAGGCGGTCCTGGCCGTCCTGCCGCAGGTATGGAGCAATCCCGGCGATGTCCAGGCCCGCGGCGTGATGATGTGGGCCGCCAGCATCGCGCTGAACGGCTGGCTGACCTCCGGCACTTTCACCTTCACGCCGATGCACCAGATGGGTCATGTCCTGAGCGCCCGTTACCATGCCGCGCACGGCGCGACGCTGGCTTGCATGATGCCGGCCTGGTTCCGTTATTTCGCCGGCCGGCCGGACAACGGCAAATATATCCAGATGGCCGAACGCCTGTTCGGCGCCTCCCTGCCGGAAGCGGCGGATCGGCTGGAAAAACGGATGCGGCAATACGGCATCCAAACC harbors:
- a CDS encoding iron-containing alcohol dehydrogenase; the encoded protein is MMENFEYYNPVKVVFGAGTVRQIGQHAALYGKKALIATYQDCSFFAEILETIHRDLAANGVASIDYPNITANPLLSQAEQGVAVCRADKIDVIIALGGGSVMDCAKIIAAGVKYPHPLEKMIMFSHSCPKTIPPRQALPTVMVPTLPGTGSEMNPTAVITDEATGRKSYVWEPSCLYAKTALLDPDLTVSLPPYQTACGAFDIVAHVLEAYLNGDPAVNLELQERMQEGVVKAVLAVLPQVWSNPGDVQARGVMMWAASIALNGWLTSGTFTFTPMHQMGHVLSARYHAAHGATLACMMPAWFRYFAGRPDNGKYIQMAERLFGASLPEAADRLEKRMRQYGIQTRLSQFGVQPAELDALTDIVVEVSFGPDHRLSGHPPMTRQDIRAIYELAL